One region of Chaetodon auriga isolate fChaAug3 chromosome 5, fChaAug3.hap1, whole genome shotgun sequence genomic DNA includes:
- the dhfr gene encoding dihydrofolate reductase isoform X2 — MSRILNGIVAVCPDLGIGMNGNLPWHPVRLNNEFKHFRTMTATSSVKGKQNVVIMGRKTWFSIPEKNRPLNNRINIVLSRECKVPPAGAHHLAADFDSALRLVDTELAEQADQVWVIGGSSLYKEMMESKGTRRLFVTRILKQFECDTFLPEISPDRYRLLPEFPGVPQELQEEKGIQYRFEVYESIQQ, encoded by the exons ATGTCCCGCATTCTGAACGGTATCGTGGCGGTGTGTCCTGACCTGGGTATCGGGATGAATGGAAACCTGCCCTGGCACCCTGTTCGGCTGAA TAACGAATTCAAACACTTCCGAACGATGACAGCGACGTCCTCTGTGAAAG GCAAGCAGAATGTGGTGATTATGGGCAGGAAGACATGGTTTTCCATCCCTGAGAAGAACAGACCTCTGAACAACAGGATCAACATCGTCCTCAGCAGGGAGTGCAA AGTGCCCCCTGCAGGAGCACACCACCTGGCAGCGGACTTCGACTCAGCTCTCAGGTTGGTGGACACGGAGCTGGCAGAGCAGGCAGACCAGGTCTGGGTCATCGGAGGCAGCTCTCTCTACAAG gagatgatggagagcaAGGGGACCAGGAGGCTGTTTGTCACACGAATCCTGAAGCAGTTTGAGTGTGACACATTCCTCCCCGAAATCAGTCCAGACAGATATCGCCTGCTGCCAGA GTTTCCAGGAGTGccacaggagctgcaggaggagaagggtATCCAGTACAGATTTGAAGTCTATGAGAGCATCCAGCAGTGA
- the gtf2h2 gene encoding general transcription factor IIH subunit 2, which produces MDEEPERAKRWEGGYERTWEVLKEDESGSLKATVEEILFQSKRKRVTESYGQVRLGMMRHLYVVIDCSRSMEDQDLKPNRLTSTLKLMEAFVDEYFDQNPISQVGIITTKNKRAEKLTDLAGNPKKHTAALKKAVDTVCVGEPSLFNSLNLAIQTLKHMPGHTSREILIVLSSLTTCDPANIYELIKTLKSLKVRVSVIGLSAEVRVCTVLTRETGGSYHVILDESHFKELLMLHVKPPPASSSSECSLIRMGFPQHTVASLTDQDSKPSFSMSHLDSSSGPGLSLGGYFCPQCHAKYTELPVECKVCGLTLVLAPHLARSFHHLFPLQAFIETPVEELQEDRFCQACQGELKDKTMFTCPSCRSVVCVECDLFIHDSLHCCPCCIHNQSAT; this is translated from the exons ATGGATGAAGAACCAGAGAGAGCCAAGCGCTGGGAGGGGGGCTATGAGAGGACATG GGAGGTGCTGAAGGAAGACGAATCAGGCTCACTCAAAGCCACCGTGGAAGAGATCCTGTTCCAGTCCAAAAGGAAAAG GGTGACAGAGAGCTATGGACAAGTGAGGCTTGGAATG ATGCGTCACCTCTATGTGGTGATTGACTGTTCAAGGAGTATGGAAGACCAGGACCTGAAACCAAACCGCCTCACCTCTACCCTAAAG CTGATGGAAGCATTTGTCGATGAATATTTTGACCAGAACCCCATCAGTCAG GTGGGCATCATCACCACGAAGAACAAAAGGGCTGAGAAGCTGACTGATCTGGCAG GAAACCCAAAGAagcacactgctgctctgaagaaAGCAGtggacactgtgtgtgtcgGAGAGCCGTCCCTGTTCAACTCTCTCAACCTGGCCATACAGACTCTCAA GCACATGCCAGGACATACGAGCCGGGAGATCTTGATAGTCCTCAGCAGCCTCACCACATGTGACCCAGCCAACATCTATGAGCTGATCAAG ACCCTGAAGTCTCTGAAGGTGCGGGTGTCAGTGATCGGCCTGTCAGCAGAGGTCcgtgtgtgtacagtgttgaCCAGGGAGACGGGTGGCTCGTACCACGTTATCCTGGACGAGAGTCacttcaaagagctgctgatgctgcatgtCAAACCTCCTCCAGCGAGTTCTTCGTCTGAATGCTCCTTAATACGCATGG GTTTCCCTCAGCACACCGTCGCCTCTCTGACTGACCAGGATTCCAAGCCTTCATTCAGCATGTC TCAtctggacagcagcagtggtCCAGGTCTGTCTCTGGGAGGATACTTTTGTCCACAGTGCCACGCCAAGTACACGGAGCTTCCCGTGGAGTGTAAAGTCTGTG GCTTGACTCTGGTGTTGGCGCCCCATCTTGCCAGATCCTTCCACCACCTCTTTCCCCTCCAAGCCTTTATAGAGACTCCTGTGGAGGAGCTTCAAGAAGACAG GTTCTGTCAAGCTTGTCAAGGGGAGCTGAAAGATAAAACG ATGTTCACCTGTCCATCATGTCGCAGTGTGGTCTGTGTGGAGTGTGATCTCTTCATCCATGACTCGCTGCACTGCTGCCCGTGCTGTATTCACAATCAGAGCGCCACCTGA
- the marveld2b gene encoding MARVEL domain-containing protein 2b has protein sequence MSSGGVGSVTRFDRVREIPHYDEVPVGSLWRDQDFPPPPVPLHETLPASSLDPLPPPPLPDQPAVGPESFYPPSDDEPMEGDCDAMDIKPVRRFIPDSVKNFFRGNSGNRDSKGWSVPPPPPHPPAPHSPAPSSKKSTNGYTTAGVPCSPPHSAPPSPSLPGSYRDPYGGSGGSYTTEKERDRLLLGAEALDSASAVPTNLSALTYQERVEEYHQRYAYMKSWAGLLRILGCVELLLGAAVFACVCAYVHKDNEWFNMYGYSQPQLFGGLGGGAGAYGYGGGYYTGPKTPFVLVVAGLAWIVTVILVVLGMTLYYRAILLDSSWWPLTECSINLVLAVLYLAAGIVYVRDTTRGGLCNMPVFNNGINGAFCRTEAGQTAAIIFLFITMVLYFISAGVCLKLWRHEASRMRKEALAQEMKTIGSSVPLSILGPASRASEQTPLPTIQPDLMDAPHSSAAASLMALEPEILRGHIPAGHIPKPVVIADYVAKYPSIRSDEERDQYKAVFNDQYAEYKELHAEVQVMARKFEEMDEMMQSLPSRPSSQMEKERISSILMEYERKKADPTYVEKRERCEYLKNKLSHIKQKIQEYNKVID, from the exons ATGTCGTCAGGAGGAGTTGGTTCTGTCACCAGGTTCGACCGGGTGCGGGAGATCCCACACTATGACGAGGTCCCTGTAGGCTCCTTATGGCGGGACCAGGATTTTCCTCCGCCCCCTGTACCCTTGCATGAAACATTGCCGGCCAGCAGCTTagaccccctcccccctccccctctacCTGACCAGCCAGCTGTTGGGCCTGAATCCTTCTACCCTCCCAGCGACGATGAGCCAATGGAAGGCGACTGTGATGCCATGGACATTAAGCCGGTGCGCCGCTTCATCCCTGACTCTGTCAAAAACTTCTTCCGTGGCAACAGTGGTAACCGTGACAGCAAGGGTTGGTCTGTTCCCCCTCCTCCACCGCATCCACCTGCCCCTCACTCCCCTGCCCCCTCATCCAAGAAGAGCACCAATGGCTATACCACGGCGGGAGTCCCCTGCTCACCTCCCCActctgctcctccatctccGTCCCTTCCTGGCTCCTATCGGGACCCCTATGGCGGCTCCGGGGGCAGTTATACCACTGAAAAGGAGCGAGACAGACTGCTCCTGGGTGCTGAGGCCCTAGACTCTGCATCCGCAGTGCCTACTAATCTATCAGCCCTGACCTACcaggagagagtggaggagtACCACCAGCGCTACGCCTACATGAAGTCATGGGCTGGCCTGCTGAGGATCCTGGgctgtgtggagctgctgctgggagcAGCTGTGTTCGCCTGCGTCTGTGCTTACGTTCATAAGGACAATGAGTGGTTCAATATGTACGGATACTCCCAGCCACAGTTGTTTGGGGGACTCGGTGGAGGTGCTGGTGCATATGGGTATGGGGGCGGTTACTACACGGGACCCAAAACCCCGTTTGTCCTAGTGGTGGCTGGTCTTGCATGGATAGTGACCGTTATTCTAGTCGTTCTTGGAATGACCTTATACTACAGAGCCATCCTTCTCGACTCTTCTTGGTGGCCACTGACAGAGTGTTCCATCAACCTGGTCTTGGCGGTGCTCTATTTGGCAGCAGGGATAGTTTATGTGAGGGACACCACTCGAGGGGGGCTGTGCAACATGCCGGTCTTCAATAATGGGATAAACGGAGCCTTCTGTCGCACCGAAGCCGGTCAGACAGCagccatcatcttcctcttcatcaccatgGTGCTCTACTTCATCAGTGCAGGAGTGTGTCTGAAGCTGTGGAGGCATGAAGCATCTAGGATGAGGAAGGAGGCGCTGGCACAGGAG ATGAAAACTATTGGATCGTCAGTCCCTCTGTCTATA CTGGGTCCAGCCTCCAGGGCCTCAGAGCAGACTCCTCTCCCCACCATCCAGCCAGACCTCATGGACGCTccacacagctctgcagctgcttctctgatggCGCTGGAGCCAGAGATCCTCCGAGGTCACATACCAGCTGGACACATCCCCAAACCTGTTGTTATAGCTGACTATGTGGC GAAGTACCCCAGCATTCGCTCAGACGAGGAGAGGGACCAATACAAGGCTGTGTTCAATGACCAGTACGCCGAGTACAAGGAGCTCCACGCCGAGGTTCAGGTCATGGCCAGGAAGTTTGAAGAGATGGATGAGATGATGCAGAGCCTTCCCTCCCGGCCTTCCAGTCAAATG GAGAAGGAGCGGATAAGTAGCATTTTAATGGAATATGAAAGGAAGAAAGCT GACCCAACGTATGTGGAAAAACGGGAGAGGTGTGAGTACCTGAAGAACAAGCTGTCTCACATCAAGCAGAAGATTCAGGAGTACAACAAAGTCATCGACTGA
- the oclnb gene encoding occludin b, whose translation MPNNRHSPPPYQPNGSKHHSSRHRHSELMSNPAFSYYPGDKMLHFYRWTSPPGVMKILCIIIIVMCVAVFACVASTLAWDYDMSLMGLGGGAGLVPGYGGSYGGSYGGSYGGSYGGSYGGGISSGGAYGYGATQMDPKAGKGFIIAVAAITFIAVLIIFVLVVSRQNAARSSQFYLATIIICAILAFLMVIATIVYLVAVNPTAQSTGSMYYNQVRQLCAQYQNQNQAQGIFLNQYLYHYCVVEPQEAIAIVLGFLVFVALIILLVFAVKTRSKIRRWGRDRILWEEVKVVNDGLHNSIGEWVNNVSGEPEVLVSDHNDKVGGSRDYLDHLDHSKPLYLPGDSEISSSVTGLKPRLRDYDTGVESGDDLEEEDFSIMFPSIVDELERLNYKREFDRDHQEYKSLQAELDGINQDLADVNRQLDRHPEGSPQFLDAMDELTRLKNLKKSPNYEIKKKRCKYLRSKLSHIKKKISEYDRRP comes from the exons ATGCCGAACAACAGACACAGCCCTCCACCCTACCAACCAAATGGTAGCAAACA CCATAGCAGCAGACACAGGCACAGTGAGCTCATGTCCAATCCAGCCTTTTCCTACTACCCAGGAGACAAGATGCTTCACTTCTATCGCTGGACTTCACCACCGGGTGTGATGAAGATAttatgcatcatcatcatcgtcatgtgtgtggctgtgtttgcctgtgtggcCTCCACGCTGGCCTGGGACTATGATATGAGCCTCATGGGTCTGGGTGGTGGAGCTGGCTTGGTGCCAGGTTACGGCGGCTCATACGGCGGCTCATACGGTGGCTCATACGGTGGCTCTTATGGCGGCTCCTATGGAGGTGGGATTAGCAGCGGTGGCGCCTATGGCTATGGAGCGACGCAAATGGATCCCAAAGCTGGCAAAGGTTTCATCATTGCCGTTGCTGCCATCACCTTCATAGCTGTGCTCATCATATTTGTGTTGGTTGTTTCGAGGCAAAACGCTGCCCGCTCATCACAGTTCTACCTAGCAACCATCATCATCTGTGCCATCTTGGCATTTCTGATGGTCATCGCTACTATTGTGTACTTGGTAGCGGTGAACCCAACAGCCCAGTCCACAGGCTCTATGTACTACAACCAGGTCCGCCAGCTGTGTGCCCAgtaccagaaccagaaccaggcCCAGGGCATCTTCCTCAACCAGTACCTCTACCATTACTGTGTGGTGGAGCCTCAAGAG GCCATAGCTATTGTCCTGGGCTTCCTGGTGTTCGTTGCCCTCATCATCCTGCTGGTGTTTGCGGTCAAGACTCGTTCCAAGATCAGGCGGTGGGGCCGGGACCGCATTCTCTGGGAGGAAGTAAAGGTCGTCAATGATGGTCTGCACAACAGCATCGGGgagtgg GTGAACAATGTCTCTGGTGAACCAGAGGTGCTGGTGAGTGACCATAATGACAAAGTTGGGGGGTCCAGAGATTATCTGGACCACCTGGACCACAGCAAGCCTCTTTACCTGCCAGG GGACTCAGaaatcagcagctctgtgacagGCCTGAAGCCCAGGCTGAGGGACTATGACACTGGTGTGGAGTCTGGAGatgacctggaggaggaggacttcaGCAT taTGTTTCCTTCGATTGTGGATGAGCTGGAGCGTCTAAACTACAAACGGGAATTTGACCGAGATCACCAGGAATACAAGAGCCTGCAGGCTGAGCTGGACGGCATCAACCAGGACCTAGCTGACGTGAACAGGCAGCTGGACCGACACCCTGAGGGCAGTCCACAGTTCCTG GATGCCATGGATGAACTCACCAGACTGAAGAATCTCAAGAAG TCTCCAAACTATGAGATTAAGAAGAAGAGGTGTAAATATCTCAGGTCCAAACTGTCTCACATCAAGAAAAAGATCAGCGAATATGACCGCCGACCTTGA
- the dhfr gene encoding dihydrofolate reductase isoform X1 → MTATSSVKGKQNVVIMGRKTWFSIPEKNRPLNNRINIVLSRECKVPPAGAHHLAADFDSALRLVDTELAEQADQVWVIGGSSLYKEMMESKGTRRLFVTRILKQFECDTFLPEISPDRYRLLPEFPGVPQELQEEKGIQYRFEVYESIQQ, encoded by the exons ATGACAGCGACGTCCTCTGTGAAAG GCAAGCAGAATGTGGTGATTATGGGCAGGAAGACATGGTTTTCCATCCCTGAGAAGAACAGACCTCTGAACAACAGGATCAACATCGTCCTCAGCAGGGAGTGCAA AGTGCCCCCTGCAGGAGCACACCACCTGGCAGCGGACTTCGACTCAGCTCTCAGGTTGGTGGACACGGAGCTGGCAGAGCAGGCAGACCAGGTCTGGGTCATCGGAGGCAGCTCTCTCTACAAG gagatgatggagagcaAGGGGACCAGGAGGCTGTTTGTCACACGAATCCTGAAGCAGTTTGAGTGTGACACATTCCTCCCCGAAATCAGTCCAGACAGATATCGCCTGCTGCCAGA GTTTCCAGGAGTGccacaggagctgcaggaggagaagggtATCCAGTACAGATTTGAAGTCTATGAGAGCATCCAGCAGTGA